The following DNA comes from Naumovozyma dairenensis CBS 421 chromosome 4, complete genome.
ATGACACctaaaagattattatttttagaGAATTTTACCATATTACGAATCTTAATATCATCCCATTGTAAATAtacatcattattttgtaCTTGTTCCTTCTTCTCTCGGGCCTCTTGACTAGTAACGatcattgatttcaaaCAATTTGGTGAATCATTTTCGAAACGTTTTAAAGAATCATTATACCtcaatgatttcaattctaGTAATACGGGGAAATTTGGTTGTTTCCAGTTGAAAACTGAACAAACTTGCcaatttgaagatttgaagACTAATGATCTTAAATTATCTCCCATGTTACGTAACTCTCTTTCATGATTAAATAGAATTGTTAAGATattatcaatgaatttattaatgttGATTTGCGGTGAAATTTTCACTGGGATTAGATTCATCTCCTCCTTCGTTGGGAAACAAACTTCAATGATTAATTGAATCCATTGTGGgattattgataataatgtatcaaattgaataactttttttgtttctaaTAACTCTTTTAATTGAGTTACACTAGGGATTTTGGATTGAGGTACGTCAGTTATATCATAATTTAATAAGTTttccaattgaaattttgttAGGTCATTAAGGAAGAAACTAACGCTgttttgtatttgtatgaaaaaattgggAGAACAGACAATAGTTCCGTCatttaaacaaaatattttcaaattgaaaaaatctcCAAGTAAGGAAGATGAGGTTATGATTTGTCCTTGTTTAATATTTGTCGTTGATTTCCAATATGGTTCATATTTAGAAATTTGTAATGGTTTTTCAATGTAAGGTGAGAtaatttgataattgaATGTTAATTTCCCAATATTATTTAGttttttatcaaaaagTGGTAATGATACTGATGACGTACTATCAGCCAAAAGCATAGGATTGAAAGTGGACGTAATAGCTGTAGTTTTGGCAATGATTCTTGAGCCAAACGCAGGGAAAACTTCAAAATCAATGGAAAATTCAGAAAGAGAATCAATTTGGAAGATGGCttcatttttctcttcattattattcccattttcattttcgttttcatcttcatgTTTGGTGCCCACAGGTAAAATAATGTTTCTTGGTAAAAGGTCAGAAAGATTTGAAGTCATTGTAATTCTCCCCGGTTTAGACAATATTAATTCCTTGTGtttatataattgaattgaatcGTAATCACTTTGGAAAGAGATTTTGATTAAAGTCTTTTTGTCCAAATAGTTATGACCGTATTTTCTCAATGGAATAACAGGTGGCGGTAAAATGAAATCTTGATCTTCTTGATTAGCGTCGAGTGTAAgatctttttctttatgaATATTCATGTCGAAATCGTCATCTAAATCAATCATGGGATCTAAATCATCGAGAGTATTATGAGCAATAACATTATTGTTGTGATGTCGTTGATGTATGTATTCCGTCAGCAGATAAGGCAATAAGATATTTAATATCTCGACGTTACTTTCCCATAATACCAGATGTAAGGGACTTAtaccttcatcatcttgaatatttaatCTGGCaccattatttaataattcctTCACGGTAACCGGATGAGATTCCTGTATAGCGTAAAATATTGGAGTccatttattataatcatcCATTCTATTAGGATCTGCTCCATGtgctaataataatttgattaattttGCATCTGCACCATTTTTGCAAACTATATGTAATGTACCAAGTCCCTTTGCATCAAAATTTGTCGACAAGTTAATTTGATGTggaatataatttaataataatttaattgcttcataattatttgaatgacATGCTATGCTAATTGGTGAAAAGAATTGATTAACCAATAGATTTTTCTTACTATTATTGGTACCGTTAGTTATTTTACTATATAATTTTGGGtttggatttgaatttcCCAAggttaataataattccatAACATCAATAtggttattattgattGCTAATGTTAATGGAGTTCTTAAATTTGTATCTAATGGATCTATATTATCTAACAATGAggattttaataataatttgacGAATGATACCTTACCCAGCTCTGCTGCATAATGCAGTGGAGTCTTTTCATAAATATCTTTTGCATTTAACAATACCTTTAATCTGTTTATTCTTTCATTAGcagttgttgttgttgttgttgttgttgttgtctttGAAGGTgacaatgatgataatgcattttgtaaaatgaATAGACGACTGTCATAGAGGCAACTAGTTGCTTCatggaatatatttttctttgttaaTATTTCGGCATCATCATCTGAGTCGTTATTAGaagtaatattattattatatgttAAATTCATGAATGATTTACCCTTATcataaaatattgataaagtTTCATCATCCATGGGACTAcctattaataatttaaacaattttGTTAACCAAAGAGTTAAAAGTCGTGTATTGGAAAAAGATggttcaattttatttggaataaatgataagatttgatttgattttttattatgatcCTTTAGTTTTGAAATGTTGATTAATTCAGTATACCAATCATCTAATTTAGATTCCAATGATTCTGTGTTATTAGTGctattatttgaattattgttattctTAAAGATTGGTGGTAGTATTGTATGCATATTAATATCTATATTAGTGGGAGGTACTAATGGAGTTGTAGAAGTATTACTCTTACGATTTGTTTCATTGTTCATTATCTGTGCAATATCATGATCTTTTGTATGATTTATGCTataatcattcaattctGTTAAGATGGATAaagtttcatcatttaattcgGTAACTTTATTTCTTGTAAATATTGGTTGAATGGATACTACAGTTTCCAAGTAGAATTCCTTTTCATGAGAATGAGATCTTTTATCCCACTTTTTCAAAGCTTTTGAAAACCCTGTTCtatttaattcaatgaattgttCGAAATGGTTTAAATCCCTTTGGAATGCAATAAAAGTGTCGAATAAGTTTTTGAAAGCTATCAAATTAATTTGTGAAGCAGATGACAAGGAGGATGAGGATGAAAAAgacgaagatgatgataattcatttagtttcaatttcaatttattgaatttggattgtaatatattaaattttattgTTAGATTCAgttccttttctttataaaaattattaattttttccaattctcTGTCCAtcttaaagaagaaagttgatttattttcttgtaaAGTTTGGTATAGGACACTTTCATCTATAGAATCCAAATCTACATTTAAATTGGTAGAGCTGATGTTGTTACTATCATTTGGTGAAGgaattattgttgttatagCTAGCTGtttaatcaatttcttcaaagcTTTATAGTCTATGAAATAGCCATTATATTCGGGTAGTTCTAATTGTCTAgattccaaatatttcccAAACTTCATTTCTTTTCGATGATGGTATCAATAAAGGATACTAGGATAAAAGACTGGATATCACCCTTGTTCACAATCGAATTTGAAATGATTAAGCTCGGTAAAACGAATAAAAGCAGTCCGGTTAAGGGCAAAGTTGAGACGATACAACTTAAAGAAATGATatgtatttatatataaaatgCTTGAGTCGTTTTGGTTCATTCCTTCATTTGCCACCAGTCTAAAGATTACCTTAGCATTTATGCATTCatacattatatatttatgt
Coding sequences within:
- the PHO81 gene encoding Pho81p (similar to Saccharomyces cerevisiae PHO81 (YGR233C); ancestral locus Anc_5.96), which codes for MKFGKYLESRQLELPEYNGYFIDYKALKKLIKQLAITTIIPSPNDSNNISSTNLNVDLDSIDESVLYQTLQENKSTFFFKMDRELEKINNFYKEKELNLTIKFNILQSKFNKLKLKLNELSSSSSFSSSSSLSSASQINLIAFKNLFDTFIAFQRDLNHFEQFIELNRTGFSKALKKWDKRSHSHEKEFYLETVVSIQPIFTRNKVTELNDETLSILTELNDYSINHTKDHDIAQIMNNETNRKSNTSTTPLVPPTNIDINMHTILPPIFKNNNNSNNSTNNTESLESKLDDWYTELINISKLKDHNKKSNQILSFIPNKIEPSFSNTRLLTLWLTKLFKLLIGSPMDDETLSIFYDKGKSFMNLTYNNNITSNNDSDDDAEILTKKNIFHEATSCLYDSRLFILQNALSSLSPSKTTTTTTTTTTANERINRLKVLLNAKDIYEKTPLHYAAELGKVSFVKLLLKSSLLDNIDPLDTNLRTPLTLAINNNHIDVMELLLTLGNSNPNPKLYSKITNGTNNSKKNLLVNQFFSPISIACHSNNYEAIKLLLNYIPHQINLSTNFDAKGLGTLHIVCKNGADAKLIKLLLAHGADPNRMDDYNKWTPIFYAIQESHPVTVKELLNNGARLNIQDDEGISPLHLVLWESNVEILNILLPYLLTEYIHQRHHNNNVIAHNTLDDLDPMIDLDDDFDMNIHKEKDLTLDANQEDQDFILPPPVIPLRKYGHNYLDKKTLIKISFQSDYDSIQLYKHKELILSKPGRITMTSNLSDLLPRNIILPVGTKHEDENENENGNNNEEKNEAIFQIDSLSEFSIDFEVFPAFGSRIIAKTTAITSTFNPMLLADSTSSVSLPLFDKKLNNIGKLTFNYQIISPYIEKPLQISKYEPYWKSTTNIKQGQIITSSSLLGDFFNLKIFCLNDGTIVCSPNFFIQIQNSVSFFLNDLTKFQLENLLNYDITDVPQSKIPSVTQLKELLETKKVIQFDTLLSIIPQWIQLIIEVCFPTKEEMNLIPVKISPQININKFIDNILTILFNHERELRNMGDNLRSLVFKSSNWQVCSVFNWKQPNFPVLLELKSLRYNDSLKRFENDSPNCLKSMIVTSQEAREKKEQVQNNDVYLQWDDIKIRNMVKFSKNNNLLGVIIPFDVLNLCPSIITAIKKNGLMLIASLNSRDKFIPIKNDEINGIQENESTVHFNSTTNL